The following proteins come from a genomic window of Nycticebus coucang isolate mNycCou1 chromosome 11, mNycCou1.pri, whole genome shotgun sequence:
- the TMEM139 gene encoding transmembrane protein 139 isoform X1, which produces MVPSHLWGRLEKPFIFLCCASFLLGLALLGIRPDFAPVSYFFLALGGFFLLACLLACFLEWVVGLSFQLQSRQSESPRASSHARVNEAFEVPAYEEATAGVFGLQYHPQEVDQPPPYSSVALPPRLEEGQHSHQGGPERARLERRVGSEGSMAQEGSPGRIPVSHQFRGPRAVSTAPDLRNLEAGPKLEPLTPPPAYDVCFGQPDDDNSVSSEGNRTTLP; this is translated from the exons ATGGTGCCAAGCCACTTGTGGGGGAGACTGGAGAAGCCGTTTATCTTCCTGTGCTGTGCCTCCTTCCTCCTGGGATTGGCTTTGCTGGGAATACGGCCGGACTTCGCCccagtttcttatttctttctcgcCTTGGGTGGCTTCTTCCTGTTAGCCTGCCTCCTAGCCTGTTTTCTGGAATGGGTGGTTGGGCTCTCATTCCAGCTCCAATCAAGGCAGTCCGAAAGCCCAAGGGCCTCAAGCCATGCACG GGTCAATGAAGCCTTTGAGGTGCCAGCCTATGAAGAGGCCACAGCCGGGGTGTTCGGATTACAGTACCACCCCCAAGAAGTGGATCAACCACCCCCCTACAGCAGTGTTGCACTCCCCCCCAGACTTGAGGAAGGACAGCATAGCCACCAAGGAGGGCCTGAGAGAGCCAGACTGGAAAGGCGAGTGGGCTCAGAGGGATCTATGGCCCAAGAAGGAAGCCCTGGAAGAATTCCAGTCAGCCATCAGTTTCGGGGACCACGGGCCGTGTCCACTGCTCCTGATCTGCGAAACTTGGAGGCAGGTCCCAAATTGGAGCCTCTTACTCCACCTCCTGCCTATGATGTCTGCTTTGGTCAGCCTGATGATGATAATAGTGTTTCCTCTGAAGGCAACCGGACAACACTCCCCTAA
- the TMEM139 gene encoding transmembrane protein 139 isoform X2, which yields MVPSHLWGRLEKPFIFLCCASFLLGLALLGIRPDFAPVSYFFLALGGFFLLACLLACFLEWVVGLSFQLQSRQSESPRASSHARVNEAFEVPAYEEATAGVFGLQYHPQEVDQPPPYSSVALPPRLEEGQHSHQGGPERARLERRVGSEGSMAQEGSPGRIPVSHQFRGPRAVSTAPDLRNLEISVRNTRFSGIMCCGCKTGHRTPPRKPSFTEKTFI from the exons ATGGTGCCAAGCCACTTGTGGGGGAGACTGGAGAAGCCGTTTATCTTCCTGTGCTGTGCCTCCTTCCTCCTGGGATTGGCTTTGCTGGGAATACGGCCGGACTTCGCCccagtttcttatttctttctcgcCTTGGGTGGCTTCTTCCTGTTAGCCTGCCTCCTAGCCTGTTTTCTGGAATGGGTGGTTGGGCTCTCATTCCAGCTCCAATCAAGGCAGTCCGAAAGCCCAAGGGCCTCAAGCCATGCACG GGTCAATGAAGCCTTTGAGGTGCCAGCCTATGAAGAGGCCACAGCCGGGGTGTTCGGATTACAGTACCACCCCCAAGAAGTGGATCAACCACCCCCCTACAGCAGTGTTGCACTCCCCCCCAGACTTGAGGAAGGACAGCATAGCCACCAAGGAGGGCCTGAGAGAGCCAGACTGGAAAGGCGAGTGGGCTCAGAGGGATCTATGGCCCAAGAAGGAAGCCCTGGAAGAATTCCAGTCAGCCATCAGTTTCGGGGACCACGGGCCGTGTCCACTGCTCCTGATCTGCGAAACTTGGAG ATCTCAGTACGGAACACCAGATTTTCTGGAATTATGTGCTGCGGCTGTAAGACAGGACACCGCACTCCCCCACGCAAGCCTTCATTCACTGAGAAGACATTTATCTAG